In Capsicum annuum cultivar UCD-10X-F1 chromosome 11, UCD10Xv1.1, whole genome shotgun sequence, one genomic interval encodes:
- the LOC107848300 gene encoding 26S proteasome non-ATPase regulatory subunit 10, translating into MESEKPSVEMKEKELFKAAECGDSSLFKSLTEHQLIKALSLRNEDARSLLHVAVSSGHTQVVKILAAADPSASGINSGDEEGWVPLHSAASSGNVEIVEILLNRGADVNQKNDGGRTALHYAASKGRAKIAELLISHGAKINAKDKVGCTPLHRAASTGNSELCELLIEEGAEVDEVDKAGETPLMTAVVCGNKEVALLLIRHGANVDIEDKEGYTVLGRASNDLRPILVDAAKVMLEG; encoded by the exons ATGGAATCGGAAAAACCCTCAGTTGAAATGAAGGAGAAAGAATTGTTCAAAGCAGCTGAATGTGGCGATTCATCGCTCTTCAAATCACTCACTGAACATCAGCTAATCAAAGCCCTGTCTCTCCGTAATGAAGATGCTCGTTCTCTCCTTCATGTTGCCGTTTCTTCTGGACACACTCAG GTGGTAAAGATTCTTGCAGCTGCTGATCCCTCAGCGAGTGGTATAAATAGCGGTGACGAAGAAGGTTGGGTGCCATTGCACTCTGCAGCAAGCAGTGGTAATGTGGAAATTGTGGAGATTTTGCTCAACAGAG GTGCTGATGTAAATCAGAAAAATGATGGTGGCCGCACTGCTCTTCACTATGCTGCTAGCAAGGGTCGAGCGAAAATAGCTGAACTTTTGATTTCACATGGTGCTAAGATCAATGCAAAAGACAAG GTAGGATGCACCCCATTGCATCGTGCAGCTAGCACGGGGAACTCTGAGCTATGCGAACTATTAATTGAGGAAGGCGCTGAAGTTGATGAAGTTGACAAGGCAGGGGAAACACCCTTGATGACTGCTGTTGTATGCGGCAATAAAGAG GTAGCTTTACTCCTCATAAGACATGGAGCAAATGTTGACATTGAGGACAAGGAAGGATACACTGTGCTTGGTCGTGCTTCTAATGATCTTCGCCCAATATTGGTTGATGCTGCAAAGGTGATGCTCGAAGGATAA